A stretch of the Vicinamibacterales bacterium genome encodes the following:
- a CDS encoding sigma-70 family RNA polymerase sigma factor has product MEHTRAPAGAPDWRTFEAEALPHVDRLFRLAMWFERDRQDAEDLVQETMIQALQSFHRFTPGTNCRAWLVSILQHVRSHRWRARSRSRLVPDPGDRIAESVPFVPPVSQVLTDEDLLAALRRLPTRFQEVVVLSDVEELTYKEISAALGIPLGTVMSRLHRGRGLLRAELQKPEMLHAVR; this is encoded by the coding sequence ATGGAGCACACCCGTGCGCCGGCCGGCGCCCCTGACTGGAGGACGTTCGAGGCCGAAGCCTTGCCGCACGTCGACCGTCTGTTCAGGCTGGCCATGTGGTTCGAGCGCGATCGCCAGGACGCGGAGGATCTCGTGCAGGAAACGATGATCCAGGCGCTGCAGTCGTTCCATCGCTTCACGCCGGGCACGAACTGCCGGGCGTGGCTCGTGTCCATCCTTCAGCACGTCCGCAGCCATCGCTGGCGGGCTCGCTCGCGGTCGCGGCTCGTCCCGGATCCCGGCGACCGGATCGCCGAATCCGTGCCGTTCGTGCCGCCGGTCTCCCAGGTGCTCACCGACGAAGACCTGCTCGCGGCCCTCCGGAGGCTGCCGACGCGATTCCAGGAAGTCGTCGTGCTCTCCGACGTCGAGGAGTTGACCTACAAGGAGATTTCCGCCGCCCTTGGCATCCCGCTCGGTACCGTGATGTCGCGGCTGCATCGCGGCCGAGGACTGCTCCGTGCGGAGCTGCAGAAACCGGAGATGTTGCATGCAGTGCGCTGA
- a CDS encoding peroxiredoxin family protein, with the protein MTAILKRRIPSLAAAAVLATATLSAGFGAAPKIGDRARPFALTALDGTTVSLAGETARGPVVLVLARGWPGYQCPFCTRQFADFVAHAKEFEARGANVVWVYPGPSDQVVQRAKEFVASQPLPASFRFVTDPDYTFTNAYGLRWDAPNETSYPSTFVIDRTSIVRFAQISNAHDGRAKASDVVAALNALADRGR; encoded by the coding sequence ATGACAGCAATCCTGAAGCGGCGCATTCCGTCGCTCGCCGCAGCGGCAGTCCTGGCGACGGCGACTCTGTCGGCCGGGTTCGGCGCCGCGCCGAAGATTGGCGACCGGGCGCGCCCGTTTGCGCTCACCGCCCTCGACGGCACCACGGTCAGCCTGGCGGGCGAAACCGCGCGCGGTCCGGTCGTCCTGGTGCTCGCGCGCGGGTGGCCGGGCTATCAGTGCCCCTTCTGCACGCGGCAGTTCGCGGACTTCGTGGCACACGCGAAGGAATTCGAGGCCCGCGGGGCCAACGTGGTGTGGGTCTATCCCGGTCCGTCGGACCAGGTCGTACAGCGTGCGAAGGAATTCGTGGCGTCGCAGCCGCTTCCCGCCAGCTTCCGGTTCGTGACGGATCCGGATTACACGTTCACGAATGCCTATGGGCTGCGATGGGATGCTCCGAACGAGACGTCGTACCCCTCGACATTCGTGATCGACCGAACGTCCATCGTGCGGTTCGCGCAGATCAGCAACGCGCACGACGGCCGCGCCAAGGCGTCCGACGTGGTCGCGGCACTGAACGCACTGGCAGATCGGGGACGCTGA